The nucleotide window tggaataaaacaaaaagtgtttctgaaataaatgacataccccacctttaagtgtcttAAAATTGTAATTATATTGTTGCGTCTGTAGTATATTGCTATACATTTCTGTAGCTTAGTGAGAATGTATATTGTAGAATACTCAATATTTTctttatattgtgtattatttAGATTCTAGTGATACATTTCCTTTTCATTGTAAATTTGTATATACTTGCTGCTAATTAGAATGttccttacattttgaacttgtGTAATGCTTGACAACACTGCTGCTGTGACAAAATAacttcccaatttgggataaataaagtatctatctatctatctatctatctatctatctgtctatctatctatctatcaatcatctcatctttatttcaaatgtttctTGGACTATATATCCTCCATTAAAAGCAGTTATTGCCACTGGCCTAGTCTGGTGTTAAATGTTATAAAAGGAACTCTTGAAAAACAGCTAATGTTACAGATGAATGCCCCTTAAAATGTGTGCTGTATAATTCAACATTAGCTCTTGGAGGCCGTCACCTTGATGTAGTTCATCATCTGCAGATTGAAGTGGTCTTTGGAGCTCTCCAGGATCAGGGTGCAGCCCATGTTGGACGTCGTGTTGTGGAGGTCGAAGATAACATCGTAGGCATCTGGGCTTCCTTTGGGTCCGAATATCCCGTTGATCTCCTGGGCTCTCTGCACCTCGTAGGGCTGGTTGTCTCCTTGAGGGGAACTgcagagcacagacacacaaaaacaaacacattacTGTAACAGTGTATTTACAGGTCTCTGTAAAAAATCCCTTGAAAAACGGCAACTAATCCAGAACGCTGCTGCCAGAGTCCTGACCAAATCAAAAAGAGTAGAACACATCACCCCAGTTCTTAAATGTCTGCACTGGCTACCAGTAGCTTACAgaattgattttttttaaatattattgctGACTTACAGTATAAAGCATTAAATGGTTTGGGACCCCAATATATGTCCGACAGGCTGAAAATGTGCTAAAACGTACCTTATACCTTACCTTACACATACagcgatcaatcaatcaatgtttatttatatagcccaatatcacaaatgttacatttgtctcagtggtcttcacagtgtgtacagaatatcagtatgacaatacgacaccctctgtccttagaccctcacatcgtacaaggaaaaacttccaaagaaaacccagtttaaagggaaaaatgggagaaacctcagggagagcaacagaggagggatccctctcccaggacggacagacgtgcaatagatgccgtgtgtaaattgaaaagataatacatttgcaacataggtagtccaaatgttgcTGGTTGCGATGAAAAAGTTGGTAACACATTCACAGCTTATCATAAAATTCTGCTGATGGAATGATGAATAAGAACCATGTTAATAATTGTCTACTTGTCCTACATGCTCTGTAACACTTTCACCTAACTGTTGGGCATAATCTTTATAATTGACAAGTTATCACAGTAGAGCAAAGTCAGAAAAAAAAAGACTTTGTGTATGCTTTGTATTCACTACAGTTCTTCAAATGTGGAAAACTAAAAAACATTAATACCTGCATATTTTGTCTTGATTATAACTATGATTCCACCTCATGGTAGCCCTATGTTATAGGTTGGAATACAAACACTGGATTCAGCAGGACAGTGGTCCCCTTTTGTGAATGTTAAGAATAAATGCCAGCCACTTTCCCCAAGCCTTGTATGTCTGCTCCAATCCTTGAGAGATTTGTTTCGTGTCAAGTCTAAACATGGGTTTTTTTTCCCCTCAGGCATACCTTCCTTGTCTGTGCTCAGACAGACATTCAACACTGAGCACAGAATGAGAGTTCCCTTTTTTCTCTTAGCCCTTTAAAACCATTTTAGAATAACAACTGGTCTAGGACATTCTCCTAACTACTGTAGAATAGCACCTCTGCTGTGCATATTGTCTCGCCTCCCTCACATCTGCTCTTTACACCCCACTTTCAGCAAATATCCGGTATTGTCTGGATTGAAGGGACTTTGCTTTGGTACACAACCACAGTGAGCCAAAGCGGATACAAGTGGTCTCCAACACACAGCCGACAACTGAGAGGACAGTTAGCACAGTCAAAGGAAAAGGCGGATGAAAAGTGGATAATCTTTTTATAGATTACTCCCAGACATGCCAAACTGAAAGTATAGAACATACTTTTAAACGGTCATTTTAAAAGTGGCAGATGAGGTAATAACCGCATACAGAACGATCTGTGCATCAGACAaagtggagttgagaccaggaggaggAGTCGCAGTTTTATATGTTTCTCTGCACTCTCTCCAAttaaatacccaatattagcggtgtgtgtgtctgcccaaggacaatttaaagtaaaacctaatagaggtgtcacacataataacttaataaaagtaaatgtaacaactactacagtgcaacaaaacaggaagattaaatgtggactcttaaacataagatatttagcatctaaagcaatattgataaatgatttaatatcagattataatattgatatatgctgtctcactgaaacttggttgagacatgaagaatatgtcagcataaatgaggccactccacccagccatatcaacactcatattgcccgaggcacgggccgaggaggtggagttgcagcaatctttgactcaagtttacttatcaatactaaaccaaaattaaattatacctcctttgaaagcctcgtttttagtcttacgcatccgacctggaaaactttgcagccaatcttctttgttacagtgtaccgtgcaccaggtccttattcagaattcttatcagaattctctgagtttttatcaactttggttcttaaaacagataaagtaattatcgtaggtgactttaatattcatgttgacgatgataaaaatagccttactgttgcatttaactctatattagattctgttggttttcgtcagagtgtaaataaaccaacccactgctataatcacactctcgaccttgttctgacttatggtattgaaattgagcaaccattagtcgaaccgcataatcctgctttatcggACCATTTTttggtaacttttgaagtactgttacgagactacaaagcactagtcaaaagctcctgcagcagaaacctatctgttagtgctatagccacatttaaggaagagattccaccaatacttaaatcgatagcatgtctgcatgtaggggaggaaacgtatacaaaatgtacaccaccccaaattgatcatgttgttgatagtgctacagatgcgctgcgaataaaattagactctgttgctcctttgaaaaagaagaaaataaaacaacagattagctccatggcataatgccgaaacccgcaaaataaagcaaaagtcgagacaacttgaaaggatatggcgttccactaaacttgaagaatctcatttaatttggcatattactctcaatgaatataagaaagcactgcgtaaagcgagagcagcctactactcttcattaatagatgagaataagaataatgcaagatttcttttcagcactgtagccaggctgacagagagccacagctcgattgagccttctattcccatagcactcagtagcaatgattttatgtgcttttttaacgataaaattgttactcttagaaacaaaattaatgacctcttgcctttgaccagtatagtgttatcaacagctcccggaaacctaagttctaatattacactagatagtaaactagaatgcttttcagccataaaccttgaacaattatattcaatgattctctcttctaaaccatcaacgtgtatcttagacccgattccaactaagctgttaaaagaagtgtttccattaattagcacttctttattaaatattatgaatatgtctttattatcaggctatgttccacaatcattcaaagtagcagtgataaaaccgcttcttaaaaagcacaacctcgatccagaggttttagccaactatagacctatttttaatctcccattcctctcaaagattcttgagaaagcagtcgcaaaacagttgtgtgattacttaaaaaacaatgatttatttgaatattttcagtctggctttagaacacatcatagcacagaaacagctctggttaaagtcacaaatgacattctaatagcctcagacaagggacttgtctctattcttgttttgctcgatctcagtgctgcatttgatactatcgaccatgatatcttattgcaaagactagagcacttagttggcatacagggaactgctttaggctggtttaggtcctatctatctgaacgctctcagtttgtacgtgtcaacgatgaatcttccatgcaaaccaaagttagccatggagtgccacagggctcagtgcttggacctattttgttcacattatatatgcttccgctaggaaatattataaggaatcattctgtaaatttccactgttatgcggatgatactcaactatatttatccatcaagcctgatgaaaccaATCACCTAAAtgaaattcaagactgcctcaaggacttaaaaacgtggatgaccttaaatttgttgatgttaaacacgaccaaaactgaagttattgtactcggcccaaagaatctacgaaacaaactatctaaagatatactagttatggatggcattaatttggcctcgagtgagactgtaaggaatcttggtgttatatttgatcaggatttatcctttaacgcccacataaaatcaatctcaaggaccgcctacttccatcgacgcaacattgccaaaattaggcatatcttgcctcaaaacgatgcagagaaactagtccatgcatttgtttcttctaggctggattattttaactctttattatcagggagtaccaagaagtcagtcaagttgcttcagctgagtcaaaatgctgcagctcgtgtactaaccagagttaggaaaaggacctgttctggctgccttacactggatagaacacaggatagaatttaaaattcttcttctcgcctacaaagcccttaatgggcaggcgcatcttaccttaaagaactcattataccctactgtcctattagggcattgcattccaagaatgcagggttgttggttgttcctagagtctgtaaaagtacaatgggagccagagccttttcttatcaagctccacatttgtggaatcaatgtgccctggatcctctatcctgagcactggatctgagtcctggacttcgagtcgtggctgaacctgtctctgcggtcctgccagactctcaccatactacttcactgatggctcccacaagattgctgacatcctcgtggattcatcttcttattatacacacaagcatttccaaacatttggactacctatgttgcaaatgtattatcttttcgattacatacggcatctattgcacgtctgtccgtcctgggagagggatccatcctctgttgctctccctgaggtttctcccattttcccctttaaactgtggggttttctctggaagtttttccttgtacgatgtgagggtctaaggacagagggtgtcgtattgtcatactgatattctgtacacactgtgaagaccactgagacaaatgtaacatttgtgatattgggctatataaataaacattgattgatcatTACATTAAGTAAAATACCtaaaaaataaacaacagaacTTGAATTGTAACTGTAAAATTAGGGCTGGGtgatggagaaaaaaaaaatcaaatattatatatttatccaTATACCTCAATATCGATATTGCGACTAAATTGTAGGGTTGACAGTCAGGGATTTACCAAATATTTACTAGATTTTTGCTAAATAATTATCAGAATTGGTTACATATTGACTAAATGTTTAAAGGAGATGATAGAACTGCTTCAATGCAACCTTTAGAAGCAGAAACAAAGTATGACAACATACAAAATGTAACACATCATTTAGTCTCATAAAAATATCGATATACAGAAGGCTAATATCAACATATTGCCTAGCCAAAGGTTAAAAGGCCATGTTCGAGCCCATATAGATACATCACGTGATAACACTACTTTACAACGTGCCCCAGGACACAGTATAATAACCTTGGGAATGTTATTATAGGACTCCTATGGTGATTTATGAACATATCCAACCACTGCCTTGTGCGTTCATGCACGTGGTCTATGAGCCAGTATTTGCGAAAAGCTTCCGCTATATTGCAAACGAAGAGGCACGAATGAAGAAAAAAAGTACATCTCGGTCACGTTTCGCTCACGTTTTCCCTGCTGGCTCAGAGTCACACATTCACGCTACCTGAGATAATAACAGTTGGATTGCGTTGCGTGACAGTGTACATCGTGTTTTAAAAACCATCCTAGTGTAACCCGTTATTCTACATTTAAATCCAGACGTTGTTTTTCATTCTATTGTTATAACTACATGTTTTCTAAACAAGATGTCTTAACATATCCCGCATTTGTCTGACAGGTGTCAATAATGCatgtcattacatttcacaACACATAGAAATCTCCAATGATCGATCCTTGATTTTAGTCATTTCAGTCCCAAAAAAACGGCCCCAACGAGAACATTTCCACAAGACCATTCCGACAATGTACAGTATAAGTGTCATGTTTCTTTTAACCAAAGATATATAATCAGTAAAATCACATTCGTGGTCATATGTGAATGTTATATGTATAGGTGTAATGTTTCCATTCAACATGTATGACAGACACAACATCCAGATCCAGCCACACTGACAGCTCTGAGGCGTGTGGCCGTTTTTACCTGAGGTTTTCCGGGGTGAAGGCTCGGTTCAGGTCCGTGTCCACATATCTGGCGCACTTCTCCACAGCCTTCGGGTTGGTGATGAACGGTTTGGTTTCGACCCCTTTCCTCTGGATCTCGGCGCCGTTTTTCACCCACAGGTTCACCAGCGTCACGCCTGACATCTCGTTTCCGTGCGTTCCTCCGAAAATAGCCACTCTCCTTGCCTCTTCCAAGCTCACAATGCTGTTAAAAGAGGACATGTCTGGGTGGTGAATGTGTGCCGAGTGTTGAAGTTGAAGACACACAGGTCTCTGGAgcgtcagcaggagaggaaaaGTTTCCAGCTGGATCTTCGCAGCCTCACTGTTTAAATGCCGTCTGTGGCTGCGCGCTTACGTAACGTGTCAGCTAGCTGGTGTATGGAAAGCCAACAGTGCCACAATAGGCCAAAACCCCAaagctcttctttttttttttagagattttAAAATGCAGCTTTTGTTGTTAAAAAATAGGTTCAGCCAAAGAAAACATCCATAAGTTGCTTTTTATTACGTTTTGTTCTTATGATAATGAGCCCCTCCCTCTGTTTTGCAAAGCCAGTAAGCTCAATGTGTAACAATCAGTATAAAGTAAAGCCAACTAAGTaggacttctacttttactcacgtacaagatctgagtactttttccaCCTCTGCTTTTACCTATGCATTGATTTGATCTGGCTTTACTCTAGAAGGAGGGGCTCATTTTACAAAAACTACtcaaaatgtatttgtttttcttgGAGAAAAAAAACCCAGCATGTTTTAACAATAACATAAACACCATAAGAACTAAAATAGGGTTGAAAATTGGCATTTTATGGCATGTTTGCTATATAGTTGTAATCTAGTTACCATGTAATACTGATCACAAGAATATagaaagcaaatattaataaatacattttcgtATCTGCTGGCGTTATTCCAAAATAAAGAGTATTCAAACATTGTTTATATATTTGAGTTATCATAGTGTTGGACCTTTCTGGATTAATTACTTCTTTTCACgccctttaaaataaataaattcccCAAGTTTAAGATACAGTTTACAAGTACAATAAGGCTTATATATTTGCTTCTCATTCTTTTTTACAACATTGTTGTAAATGTTTCACCGATAGCAATGGCTCTATATTACCTATTAACTTCACGATGGTTCTGATATGGTGCACTTTGTAACAGCTATTACAAACCCTGACAGTCATTCACAGACTATCATATCATTTGCAGTCAAAGTTCATTTGAATAATTGTGTCTCACTTACACACTGTGTCCATTGTTATGTAGCAAATCTCCAGAACAAATTACTGGTATGCACAAACCTGAGTATTATTAGGATGACTAGGTGGTCAAATGTATaggtttaataaataaataaagattaaaGTAATGTAGTGGTTACATTGAAGAATGATGACATCAAATTGATTAATATCATTTAATGAAGTTTCAATTACTGTTATGTTGATAACCGGTagaaataaaaaagtaaaattaCTGGTTTGTTAATCCTTTACAAGTTTATTGTAACACCAAAAAGGTAAAGTACTGTGCAAGTCAAATGCTTTGATACAAAACAAAATACCAAAAAAACAGAAATTGTCACAGCTTCGAACTGAAAACATTGTCCATGTAATCGATAGAGAAAGTGTCAGATGCATTtgtatctaaaaaaaaaaagaaaaaaagaaaagaaaaatgacatgtaatgtatcaGTCATTTTGTGTGTTAGGGTATCCAGAATTATTTTAAAAGTCAAATCAATCAAACCCATCACTTTGTCTACCATTCAACTAAGCTGAGAGGTCATAGAAATCCTCAATTGGATTATGAAGTTTTCGTCTGACATTTTTTCTTTCAACGATACTGTCTGAAAGCAACATCTCAGTTTCTGAGTGAAAAGTCTCAGCACTGGGAGCACGTTTGTCTTTTCTCTTGTGTGAGCTACAGTCTTTGAGTGAAGACTTTACTGATTCAACATCTTTAGAGGCAGATGGATCCTCCTGTATCACATTGCATGGCTCAACTTTAgactttttcttctttttctttttcaacaCCACAGTCTCATCAGTTGGAGAAAATTCCACATCACCTGCACTTTTCAAAGTTTGCGCGGGGGTTACCGACTCGGTTTCATTTCCCGTTTCTTTCTTCTTCCTTTTCACCCCCGTGTTGGGTTCCTCAAAACCCTGCTCAGGATTTATTTCAACACTGTCCTGCGCTGCTGACAGCTTTCTCTTTTTCCTGACCCCATTGTCATTTAGTTCCACGGGTGTCTGAGCATCATTATCTTCTGCATCAGCAACACGGAAGGATGAGGTCCTTTTCTCTTCCTTTTCCTGCACAGACACTAAATCATCGCTTTGCGGCGAGTTGTCTTCAGATAAATTGCTGCTTAATatttccttccttttctttttcttcttaatTTTTTCCGTCAGATTAGCATTTTGGTCTTCAAGGCCCTCCTTTGTTTTTTGGGTATTATCAACcttttcatttccatttccGCAAGAGATATCTAACCCTTGAGTAGCTTCTTTAGAACATGACACTCGCTTCTTTTTGTAGTTTTTCTTTTTGACGCAACTGGATTCTAAGGTTTCCTGAGATTCTACAGCATTTTCTGAACAGTTTTCCAATCCCTCTAAGTTTTCTGGTGACATTGGCGGCAAATCTAAAGTGCGATTTGATGCCTCCTCTTCTTCACATTCCTTTGTAGTTGCAATCCCttgttttttccttttttcctttttcttctTCCGTGTCTCAGCATCAGCATTTGGAGGTTCAGTAACTGTTTCTAACTGCTCAATGTCCTCAACCCTTTTCTGTATCTTCTTCTCCTTATGCTTGTCCTCCATCTTACAGATCACTGACGCCAAAGAATGCTCTGCTCTCACGTCAGTTTCAAAGCTTTCATTTGCTTTTTCCTGCCTGACATCTTCTGCCGCAgaacttttcttttttctcctcGATTTTGAGGGCACCACAAATAGTTTCCTCTCCtgtaaaattaaaaaatagcttAACACCAACTTCACAAACAATATATACTATGATGTAAGATTTGAACAGCCTGCTTACCACCACTTTGATGTCTGCCTCATCCAGCTTTTCTCCGTCATCTCTGTAACAGAATATATGTGATTTATTATCAATATTAAAAGTGGTGCACACTTCATACAGGACCATTCAACTATGAGAAGCAATACAATGAAACAAATGTATACAGCAAATAGAAATTATgaattataaaaataaaatcaatgaAATAGAAGAATAGATctaagaaagacaaaaacaaacactATAGGTCATCATTgaacatgaataaaacaaataattaaaaacaaataaagaaagGACTTAAGCCTTCTATTGAAAAATATTTTTAGAGGAGAGATTTATGTAAGTTTTAAAATATCAACACTTTGTACATTGATGACACCACAACAATCTAACATGAATAGATTAAAGTGTTTTTCGCTTGTCTCTTTTAATTTAAATAACGGATTCATTGTgtggaaatataaataaaaacatattcatcattaaaggtagggtaggtaagaatggagaaaccagctggagtgcgctagaatttgaaggTACGCAGTCGAAAGAAAtcggccccttccttcagacttccttacagagcccctcctccaagacacacaaacgtgcacatgatcaatgacggcacgagataagtgtgtgcacagatggaagactgacaggcaggtaggcgtcaaagcacttaagatattcattgctattgggatgttaagagcattccatggaatctTTGGGGGTTCCACTTCCCACAAATTATTTTATTCTACCGCTTCAGTCTAGATGATCTTAAGTGTTCTTCAAATATTTTTGAGAATCAACTGTATCAAAAGCATTCAGATCAATATTATAAGCATCTAGATTTATTAAAATCCCATCAGGGGATATACATTCTCTTTTGTTTACTGGACTATAACCTCACAACTTcatactgtacattttacatttatatttaattgaATATGTCATTACGTTCaacttgtatattttctactctttAGTTCTGTTTTATTACTCTTTTTGAAATGTTTCTCctcttttaatttgtatttctaTTGATGTGCAATACTCTGTTTtacatgctgctgcaacaaaaatatttcccaacttgggatcaataaagtatatatcttatcttatgatTAAGCTCCTTCTGATTGTAATAATATATCTTTAAATATCCGATCCATATTATCTTTCAACTTGCTAAAAAATGTCTTGTCTTCTTATTATAAGATCAGTTCAACATATCCATAATATACCTCTACATTatgattagtgctgtcaaaattatcgcgttaacggcggtaattaatttttt belongs to Pseudochaenichthys georgianus chromosome 14, fPseGeo1.2, whole genome shotgun sequence and includes:
- the LOC117459095 gene encoding transcriptional regulator ATRX homolog gives rise to the protein MTRVSSYLNWTTNPPGYVEKASRYVKSSMGQGRDDEVPEGPAGADSDSGDSLFITQKPVPEALRTGVRTRYSQWAKPLSPRDLHESEESEENKESSDSNDGESQSGKVQRSKKNVLPKFSFPFLKEKKPELLPVHNKRLHSYLVGGFFECVRLLRQGCQTKKDVESSLPTVDMDGEHISQLSEDDGEKLDEADIKVVERKLFVVPSKSRRKKKSSAAEDVRQEKANESFETDVRAEHSLASVICKMEDKHKEKKIQKRVEDIEQLETVTEPPNADAETRKKKKEKRKKQGIATTKECEEEEASNRTLDLPPMSPENLEGLENCSENAVESQETLESSCVKKKNYKKKRVSCSKEATQGLDISCGNGNEKVDNTQKTKEGLEDQNANLTEKIKKKKKRKEILSSNLSEDNSPQSDDLVSVQEKEEKRTSSFRVADAEDNDAQTPVELNDNGVRKKRKLSAAQDSVEINPEQGFEEPNTGVKRKKKETGNETESVTPAQTLKSAGDVEFSPTDETVVLKKKKKKKSKVEPCNVIQEDPSASKDVESVKSSLKDCSSHKRKDKRAPSAETFHSETEMLLSDSIVERKNVRRKLHNPIEDFYDLSA